GCACCCGAGGCTGTGCGCAACCAGGATGACCTCATCGCCGGATCCCGCGCGGTCGGTGACAGCTCGATCGACGGCGTCCACCCAGTCCTCGAGCTCGGGCTCATCCCATGATCGAGGGGCCACCCGCACGGCCGCGTCACGCCATCGCCTCTCCCACCGGGTCTGCCAGTGCTGCTCGCCCGATCCTCCGATGCCGGGAACGATCACATACGCGACCATCGATGACCACCCATTCACTTGTGCACCGCGCGAGCGCGCGGCATCCCTTCCACGAGAATGAGGGATGCACTCGCCTGGCGCATCGACCACAAGCGATGTACAAGCAAATGGAGCCGAACACGATGGAATCACTCGATGCGATCGACCGCCGAATCCTCGAACTACTGCAGAACGATGGTCGATTGACGGGGGCCGAGGTGGGTCGGCGGGTCGGACTTTCTCAGCCTGCAGCAAGCGCGCGCATCCTGCGGCTGGAGCGTGCGGGCGTGATCGCCGGATACCGCGCGGTCGTCGATCCCGCCGCCGTGGGGCTCGTCATCCACGCCGTCATCCGACTGCGCACCACCCACGCCCAGCTCGCCCCCGCCCGCGAGCTCGCCGAGCGCCTGCCGGAGGTCACGTCCATGGTCCGCGTCACCGGGGAGGACAGTCTCCTTTTCGACGTCAACTGCCCCGATGCCGCGCAGCTGGAGAAGGTGGTCGACGCCCTCGCGCGCTTCGGCCCCGTGACGACGTCGCTCGTCCTCAGTACCTACCCCCCGAAGCCGCTGCTGCCCACGCAGTCGGCGTGACCGACAGGCTTTCGCATCCCCCCGAAAA
This portion of the Microbacterium testaceum StLB037 genome encodes:
- a CDS encoding Lrp/AsnC family transcriptional regulator codes for the protein MESLDAIDRRILELLQNDGRLTGAEVGRRVGLSQPAASARILRLERAGVIAGYRAVVDPAAVGLVIHAVIRLRTTHAQLAPARELAERLPEVTSMVRVTGEDSLLFDVNCPDAAQLEKVVDALARFGPVTTSLVLSTYPPKPLLPTQSA